The Montipora foliosa isolate CH-2021 chromosome 1, ASM3666993v2, whole genome shotgun sequence genome has a window encoding:
- the LOC138011542 gene encoding cytochrome P450 1A1-like yields the protein MAFVAKFLFGIEEFPSVGQIVFLCCLMCVLLFGKEIWEHSASHLPPGPWGLPVIGASFRIGKNPHLDFIKMAKEYGDVFSLMLGNRLVVAINGVQAIRETIIKRSIAFAGRPKLHTFNLANPEGSSLSFGDYSPRWNLTRKISVGAIHNFVKNEDTLEEKLLHESKRLVHCFKKQKGKAVDALITLKCATANIILNALFGVERSYDDEGLLKILHLAENHLKAVHGNGHVDFLPLLKYLPNKALKNLVLTMKVVLQEVFQMYEKNKETYQDGQVRNIADSFINVVEKESQNEDENLRDEKESPSMTALLMDDQIVSVLGDLFGAGFETSSTELYWSLAYLITYPNIQRDLQEELDRVIGKERLPTLRDIPSLPLLQAAVYELLRVSCIVPLAVPRTTTSKIRDFIIPKDTMVFVNLWSVHQDAQAWKDPHVFNPRRFLDSQGHLIDPKLLGGFLPFSGGRRKCPGEALAKKIVCVFLAVLLHSFRFTQVGLPTEYQGIDLQGEYGLILSPKKFYVSLELRN from the exons ATGGCATTCGTAGCGAAGTTTCTGTTTGGAATTGAAGAATTTCCATCTGTTGGCCAAATTGTATTCCTCTGCTGTCTAATGTGCGTTTTACTTTTTGGAAAAGAGATATGGGAGCATTCCGCCTCACATCTGCCTCCGGGACCTTGGGGGTTACCAGTCATAG GAGCAAGCTTTCGCATCGGAAAGAACCCACATCTTGACTTCATCAAAATGGCAAAAGAATATGGCGACGTATTCAGCTTGATGCTTGGCAATCGTTTGGTTGTGGCGATAAATGGAGTACAAGCCATCCGAGAAACCATTATAAAGCGTTCTATTGCCTTTGCTGGGAGGCCAAAGCTCCACACATTTaatttggccaatcctgaaggaAGTAGTCTTTCCTTTGGTGACTACTCGCCCCGATGGAATCTAACGCGCAAGATCAGTGTCGGTGCCATTCACAACTTTGTCAAGAACGAAGACACCTTAGAAGAGAAACTGTTGCATGAATCAAAGCGCTTGGTTCACTGCTTCAAGAAACAGAAGGGAAAGGCCGTTGATGCTCTGATAACTCTGAAGTGTGCCACAGCTAACATCATTCTCAATGCGCTATTCGGAGTGGAGCGTTCATACGATGATGAAGGTCTCCTTAAAATTCTCCACCTTGCAGAGAATCACCTAAAAGCGGTGCATGGCAATGGCCACGTTGATTTCCTACCACTGCTCAAGTACCTTCCAAACAAGGCGCTCAAAAATCTCGTACTGACAATGAAGGTAGTATTACAAGAAGTGTTTCAGATGTatgaaaagaacaaagaaacgTATCAGGACGGACAAGTCCGTAACATAGCGGATAGCTTTATCAATGTCGTCGAAAAGGAAAGCCAAAACGAAGACGAGAACCTACGAGATGAGAAAGAAAGTCCAAGCATGACTGCACTGCTTATGGATGACCAGATAGTTTCCGTGCTGGGCGACCTGTTTGGTGCGGGATTTGAAACCTCATCCACCGAACTCTATTGGAGTCTGGCCTACCTGATCACATACCCAAACATTCAACGCGATCTTCAAGAAGAACTGGATCGCGTTATTGGCAAAGAACGCCTGCCAACCCTGCGGGACATACCATCACTTCCTCTTCTTCAAGCGGCAGTCTACGAGCTACTGAGGGTAAGCTGCATCGTGCCCCTTGCAGTACCACGAACCACCACGTCCAAGATACGGGATTTCATAATCCCAAAAGACACCATGGTCTTTGTCAACCTGTGGTCAGTGCACCAAGACGCTCAAGCGTGGAAAGATCCACATGTTTTTAACCCCAGGCGTTTCTTGGATAGTCAAGGTCACCTCATCGACCCCAAGCTGCTCGGTGGCTTCCTTCCATTTTCGGGAGGACGCCGCAAGTGCCCTGGTGAAGCTCTGGCAAAGAAAATAGTTTGCGTTTTCCTAGCCGTGCTACTTCATAGCTTTCGATTTACACAGGTTGGTTTGCCGACCGAATATCAAGGAATTGATCTTCAGGGAGAATACGGCCTCATTTTGTCACCGAAGAAGTTCTATGTAAGCTTAGAATTACGGAATTAA
- the LOC137976349 gene encoding cytochrome P450 1A1-like, with protein MNFSLEDFSLPGKSVFLCWLVLLLFCAREVWQHSFSKLPPGPWGLPVIGASFRIGNNPHLDFTGMAKEYGDVFSLMLGNRLVVVINGEQAIQETIIKHPTTFAGRPKLYTFELANRLGNSLVLTDYSPRWRICRKISVAGIKDFVKNTHILEEKLLLESQRLVRHLQQQKDGPVDALMSFKCATANVIIHALFGVQRSYDDEGLRKILELTENFGKSVNGSSLVDFLPLLKYFPNKQVLNLVVTIDSLLEVVSQMFKKNKESYVDSRARNIADSFLRVVKKETEKASAEEDTVSVNPVLSDEDIISVLGDLLGAAFDTSSTTLYWGLAYLTKHPDIQRQLHNELDRVIGRRRLPTLQDIPSLPLLQATVFELLRVTSVVPLSIPRSTTAETNVRGFSIPKDTMVFINLWSVHRNPDIWKDPDIFEPRRFLNSHGQLLDPRSLGGFMPFSAGRRRCPGETLATRAVSVFLAVLLHSFHFTQDGLPAKYQRINFQGHSGLTLAAEKFYVKITERS; from the exons ATGAATTTTTCCCTTGAAGATTTTTCTTTACCTGGAAAAAGTGTGTTTCTTTGTTGGCTTGTTTTATTGCTGTTCTGTGCAAGAGAAGTCTGGCAACATTCTTTCTCCAAGCTGCCTCCAGGACCTTGGGGCTTGCCTGTCATCG GTGCCAGTTTTCGCATTGGAAATAACCCACATCTCGACTTCACGGGAATGGCAAAGGAGTATGGGGACGTGTTCAGTTTGATGCTCGGGAATCGTTTGGTTGTGGTGATAAACGGAGAGCAAGCCATCCAAGAAACAATTATCAAACATCCTACTACCTTTGCTGGGAGACCAAAACTCTACACCTTTGAATTGGCCAATCGTCTCGGTAACAGCCTTGTACTCACGGACTACTCGCCTCGATGGCGAATTTGCCGAAAGATCAGCGTTGCCGGAATCAAAGATTTTGTAAAGAACACCCATATCCTCGAAGAGAAACTGCTGCTCGAATCCCAGCGCTTAGTGCGGCACTTACAGCAACAGAAGGATGGTCCAGTCGATGCTTTGATGTCTTTCAAGTGCGCCACAGCAAACGTCATCATACATGCTTTGTTCGGAGTCCAGCGATCTTACGATGATGAGGGCCTACGAAAAATACTTGAGCTCACAGAAAACTTCGGAAAATCTGTGAATGGCAGCAGCCTAGTTGATTTCCTGCCACTGCTGAAATATTTTCCCAACAAGCAAGTCTTAAACCTTGTTGTCACTATAGATTCTTTATTGGAGGTCGTTTCCCAGATGTTCAAAAAGAACAAGGAATCCTATGTTGACAGTAGAGCTCGTAACATTGCAGACAGTTTCCTTAGAGTCGTGaaaaaagaaactgagaaaGCTTCAGCCGAAGAAGACACCGTAAGTGTGAATCCAGTGCTTAGTGATGAAGACATTATTTCCGTGTTGGGAGATCTATTGGGTGCTGCTTTTGATACGTCTTCCACTACACTCTACTGGGGTCTGGCATACCTGACAAAACATCCCGACATCCAGCGCCAGCTTCATAACGAATTAGATCGCGTGATCGGACGAAGACGACTCCCAACCCTGCAAGACATACCATCACTTCCTCTTCTGCAAGCTACAGTCTTCGAACTCTTGAGGGTGACCAGTGTCGTCCCTCTTTCCATACCGCGTTCGACTACCGCCGAGACGAATGTTCGTGGGTTCAGCATCCCAAAAGACACTATGGTCTTTATCAATTTGTGGTCAGTTCATCGCAATCCCGACATCTGGAAAGACCCGGATATCTTTGAACCCAGACGGTTCCTGAACAGCCATGGTCAGCTGCTCGATCCCAGGTCTCTCGGGGGATTCATGCCATTCTCGGCCGGTCGGCGTCGGTGCCCTGGTGAAACTTTGGCCACGAGAGCAGTTTCCGTTTTCCTTGCAGTGcttcttcacagttttcattttacGCAGGATGGTCTGCCGGCCAAGTATCAACGAATTAATTTTCAGGGTCATAGTGGCCTAACGTTAGCGGCGGAGAAGTTCTATGTGAAAATTACTGAACGCTCTTAG